A single region of the Chitinophaga niabensis genome encodes:
- a CDS encoding OmpA family protein translates to MYLRILTIAASATVLLACNSGKKGNTTDSTNTTTTTENTTPAAPEAATPVAKGFDLNAIPVSDKPLGAFPYFELPEGYYNFNKNKIADYDVAYFWVKDHFEKPEGKIFYDYIRAKEGKSYSDLELTKNLDAVITGAGGVKVSEMKVPQDSASVIPENNRLKYMTGYGFIANAVTTTYLIRRADKNIWVQFTPSDDGSSICWMVLETKALKITASLTKAEEMKSELDSKGHIALYINFDTDKANIKAESQPTIDEIQKLLSTNAGLKVAIEGHTDNSGTAARNKKLSEERAQAVKAALTAKGIDAGRLTAKGIGQDKPIADNASEEGKAKNRRVEIVKI, encoded by the coding sequence ATGTACCTCCGTATTCTAACCATTGCAGCATCCGCTACCGTTCTGTTAGCCTGTAATTCAGGTAAAAAAGGAAACACTACAGACAGTACGAATACCACCACTACCACCGAAAATACTACACCTGCTGCCCCCGAAGCAGCAACCCCGGTTGCCAAAGGCTTTGATCTGAATGCCATCCCCGTTTCTGATAAACCGCTGGGCGCATTCCCTTATTTTGAGCTGCCGGAAGGATATTACAATTTCAACAAGAACAAGATTGCTGATTATGATGTTGCCTACTTTTGGGTAAAAGATCATTTTGAAAAGCCGGAAGGGAAGATCTTCTATGACTACATCAGGGCTAAAGAAGGCAAATCCTACAGCGACCTGGAACTGACGAAGAACCTGGATGCCGTGATCACCGGAGCCGGCGGGGTGAAGGTTTCAGAAATGAAAGTACCACAAGACTCTGCCAGCGTTATTCCTGAAAATAACAGGTTAAAATATATGACGGGGTATGGATTTATCGCCAATGCCGTCACTACTACTTACCTGATCCGCAGGGCCGATAAGAACATCTGGGTACAATTCACCCCTTCAGACGATGGGTCTTCCATCTGTTGGATGGTGCTGGAAACCAAAGCCCTGAAGATCACCGCTTCCCTTACCAAAGCGGAAGAAATGAAATCGGAGCTGGACAGCAAAGGGCACATTGCGCTCTATATTAATTTTGATACGGATAAAGCGAATATCAAAGCTGAATCCCAGCCTACTATCGATGAGATCCAGAAACTGCTGAGCACCAATGCAGGTTTAAAAGTAGCCATAGAAGGACATACGGATAACAGCGGTACCGCTGCCCGTAACAAAAAACTTTCCGAAGAAAGAGCGCAGGCCGTAAAAGCCGCGCTCACAGCAAAAGGGATTGATGCCGGCCGTTTAACCGCAAAAGGAATCGGGCAGGACAAACCCATTGCAGATAATGCTTCAGAAGAAGGCAAAGCAAAGAACCGGCGAGTGGAGATTGTGAAAATCTAG
- a CDS encoding SprT-like domain-containing protein, with translation MKQEAPLHALAGYLPDGTFEQVIQYITHYKVHLTITRERQSVLGDYRHPYQEKGHRISINGGLNKYAFLLTLLHEIAHLVTFMIYGNRVSAHGKEWKQEYSKILREFVGKQYMPPDVEAAVRESLHNPGASSCADEGLMRVLKRYDRKKDNHYLVEQLPPGQLFKTKDGRIFRKGERIRKRYRCEEVPSKKVYLFSPVYEVELVSE, from the coding sequence TTGAAGCAGGAAGCTCCATTACATGCATTGGCCGGTTATCTGCCGGATGGGACCTTTGAGCAGGTGATCCAATACATCACCCACTATAAAGTGCATCTGACCATTACCAGGGAAAGGCAGAGCGTATTGGGAGATTATCGCCATCCTTACCAGGAAAAAGGCCACCGCATCAGTATCAATGGTGGTTTGAATAAATATGCCTTCCTCCTTACTTTACTGCATGAGATAGCCCACCTTGTTACTTTCATGATCTATGGGAACAGGGTATCCGCCCATGGAAAGGAATGGAAACAGGAATACAGCAAGATCCTCCGGGAGTTTGTAGGTAAACAATACATGCCGCCGGATGTGGAAGCCGCTGTGAGGGAAAGCCTGCATAACCCGGGTGCCAGCTCCTGTGCAGACGAAGGTTTAATGAGAGTATTGAAACGGTACGACCGGAAAAAAGATAATCATTACCTGGTAGAGCAATTGCCGCCGGGTCAGTTATTTAAAACGAAGGACGGAAGGATATTCCGGAAAGGAGAAAGGATCCGCAAGCGGTACCGTTGCGAAGAAGTGCCGTCGAAAAAAGTATACCTGTTCAGCCCGGTATACGAAGTGGAACTGGTGAGTGAGTAA
- a CDS encoding bactofilin family protein, translating into MFNQTKKGDAKGLMPTSNINLIGNGTTINGDIACEGDIRIDGQVNGLVSTKAKIVVGPEGEINGDLVCQSADILGKVTGIIKVEELLFLKGNALIKGDIYTAHFEMEPTVKFNGRCYMDPNDAPAAASASSSYNHSDSKNGRTVLQEETV; encoded by the coding sequence ATGTTTAACCAAACAAAGAAAGGCGACGCCAAGGGGCTCATGCCTACGTCCAACATCAACCTTATTGGTAACGGCACCACTATCAATGGCGATATTGCGTGCGAGGGTGATATTCGTATAGATGGCCAGGTGAACGGACTGGTATCCACGAAGGCAAAGATCGTTGTGGGGCCGGAAGGAGAGATCAATGGTGATCTGGTCTGCCAGAGTGCAGATATCCTGGGGAAAGTAACAGGTATTATTAAGGTAGAGGAATTACTCTTCCTGAAAGGCAATGCTTTGATCAAAGGAGATATATACACCGCACATTTTGAAATGGAGCCTACGGTGAAGTTCAATGGCCGTTGCTATATGGACCCTAATGATGCGCCTGCAGCAGCTTCTGCTTCATCATCCTATAATCATTCGGATTCTAAAAATGGAAGAACAGTCCTCCAGGAAGAGACCGTATAA
- the porW gene encoding type IX secretion system periplasmic lipoprotein PorW/SprE: MAEKRWTIKRRLVQNTVTRYNYYYHAKLKLEGVLKGINTQRQDNYNVFLPFYPFSVDKLNLNTTDLDSVIQKASVAVQIHDPRSKWIDDCYLLVGKAYYYKGDWENANNTFKYINTTFAPKKKSEYSTVIGRSEDSQLSVSSREKEKNWFSRFRHKSARNDAFLWQARVYLEEKKHDEAQSLLNILETDPYFPRRLEGQLAELQAYRFYKQGLYRETIEPLKVAIKKGKGSRDERARMSYILGQLYFSQNVPDSAMDAFRDVIARKPDALMDFNARVQIARANAKVSGANMEQSLAALQRMMRKERFLPFKDALYYNMASIVANDDPNRALDYLHKALKVENPNMLQKTLTFKAIADIHYFQKNYLIAQRYYDSTASIMGPEFADAELVNTRKEVLTEVAKRIDLINQEDSLQRIAALPADQREALLARKVTIIRNEKNAPVKKGEDQQYQAYNNNNRYNNSNAPGNNGDAAGDWYFYNTGSKSSGYSEFKRRWGNRQLSDNWRRSQGASIASSANKQPLTDELPATDNVAANIDRLPADSINSNVLAANLPVTPEKLAESRTKQMDAWYELGKLYHDKLENPRDAIASYDSLLARFPDNPRKAEIMYSLYVWHEKMGHTQEAARYKQIVLSQFGGTSYANYIQFGLPKDENKERTKAVSAIYESAYMAYLTGNYDTVLTLKRQADSAFQFSSLQSRFDLLEAMTIIKTGTEDEGKNAIAAVIKKYPGDDIILRQATMISDALNKKKEVVDYLSNLQVARDSAGNAIVDENISIRYPWQSPKPDLKDSAAVVQKPATDSAAVAVAPPPPPPVTPYKLGDEKAANPHFVVMYFTRVSKVLVDEALAQFSKYNAEKHVTDKVETSSFVLTPTEIMVIFRLFPSEDKALDYLDEISKSASSVIIPRIKPTEYKFFIISRENFILLNNTKDIEGYKKFFNTNYITE; encoded by the coding sequence ATGGCCGAAAAGCGCTGGACCATCAAGCGAAGGCTGGTGCAGAACACTGTGACCCGGTATAACTATTACTATCACGCCAAACTCAAGCTGGAGGGTGTGCTGAAAGGCATTAACACCCAACGGCAGGATAATTATAATGTATTCCTCCCCTTCTACCCCTTTTCCGTTGATAAACTGAACCTGAATACCACAGACCTGGATTCCGTGATCCAGAAAGCCTCCGTAGCTGTACAGATCCACGATCCGCGCAGTAAATGGATAGACGATTGTTACCTGCTGGTTGGTAAGGCTTATTATTATAAAGGCGACTGGGAGAATGCCAATAACACCTTCAAGTATATCAATACCACCTTTGCCCCTAAAAAGAAATCTGAATACAGCACGGTGATCGGCAGAAGTGAAGACTCCCAACTGTCCGTTTCCTCCCGCGAAAAAGAAAAGAACTGGTTTAGCCGTTTCAGGCATAAATCTGCCAGGAATGATGCCTTCCTCTGGCAGGCACGTGTTTACCTGGAGGAAAAGAAACACGACGAAGCACAATCCCTTTTGAACATACTGGAAACAGACCCTTATTTTCCCCGCCGGCTGGAAGGCCAGCTGGCAGAATTACAGGCTTACCGCTTTTATAAACAAGGCTTGTACAGGGAAACCATAGAACCTTTAAAGGTGGCTATTAAAAAAGGTAAAGGCAGCAGGGACGAAAGGGCACGCATGAGCTATATCCTGGGCCAGCTTTACTTTTCCCAGAATGTACCGGATTCCGCCATGGATGCATTCCGGGATGTGATTGCACGTAAGCCGGATGCGCTGATGGACTTCAATGCCCGGGTACAGATAGCCCGCGCCAATGCAAAAGTGAGTGGTGCCAATATGGAACAAAGCCTGGCTGCTTTACAGCGCATGATGCGTAAAGAACGTTTCCTGCCCTTTAAAGATGCGCTCTATTACAACATGGCCTCCATTGTTGCCAACGACGATCCCAACAGGGCATTGGATTACCTGCATAAAGCACTGAAGGTGGAAAACCCCAATATGCTGCAGAAAACACTGACCTTCAAAGCTATCGCGGATATTCATTACTTCCAGAAGAACTATCTCATTGCCCAGCGGTATTACGACAGTACAGCCAGTATTATGGGGCCTGAGTTTGCAGATGCCGAACTGGTTAACACCCGCAAAGAGGTGTTAACGGAAGTAGCAAAAAGAATAGACCTGATCAACCAGGAAGACAGTCTCCAAAGGATCGCTGCATTACCGGCAGATCAAAGAGAAGCCCTGCTTGCCAGGAAAGTGACGATCATTCGTAATGAAAAGAATGCTCCTGTGAAGAAAGGAGAAGATCAGCAATACCAGGCTTATAACAATAACAACCGTTACAATAATTCCAATGCTCCCGGTAATAACGGAGATGCTGCAGGGGACTGGTATTTTTATAATACCGGCAGCAAATCCAGTGGTTATTCTGAATTTAAGCGCAGATGGGGAAACCGCCAGTTGTCTGATAACTGGCGCAGAAGCCAGGGAGCTTCCATCGCTTCTTCTGCCAATAAGCAACCGCTTACGGATGAGTTACCTGCTACAGATAATGTGGCTGCCAATATCGACCGTTTACCTGCGGATAGCATCAATAGCAATGTGCTGGCCGCCAATCTTCCCGTAACGCCGGAAAAACTGGCGGAATCCCGTACCAAACAAATGGATGCCTGGTACGAACTGGGTAAATTATACCATGATAAACTGGAAAATCCCCGGGATGCGATCGCTTCTTACGATTCGCTGCTGGCGAGATTCCCGGATAATCCGCGTAAGGCAGAGATCATGTATTCCCTGTATGTATGGCATGAAAAAATGGGCCATACGCAGGAAGCTGCGCGTTACAAACAGATTGTGCTGAGCCAGTTCGGTGGTACCAGTTATGCCAATTATATCCAGTTCGGTTTACCGAAGGATGAAAATAAAGAGCGCACAAAAGCCGTGAGTGCAATTTATGAGTCCGCTTACATGGCTTATCTCACAGGCAATTACGATACCGTACTCACTTTAAAGCGGCAGGCAGATTCTGCTTTCCAGTTCAGCTCCCTGCAATCCCGTTTTGACCTGCTGGAAGCCATGACCATTATTAAAACCGGTACGGAAGATGAAGGCAAAAATGCCATCGCGGCAGTGATCAAAAAGTATCCCGGAGATGATATCATCTTACGTCAGGCTACTATGATCTCAGATGCGCTAAATAAGAAAAAAGAAGTGGTGGATTACCTGTCCAACCTGCAGGTTGCACGCGATAGTGCAGGGAATGCCATAGTAGATGAGAATATTTCTATCCGTTATCCATGGCAGTCTCCTAAACCCGATCTGAAAGATTCTGCCGCTGTGGTGCAAAAACCTGCAACGGATTCTGCAGCAGTTGCTGTAGCCCCTCCTCCGCCACCCCCTGTTACACCTTATAAACTGGGTGATGAAAAAGCGGCGAATCCACATTTTGTGGTGATGTACTTCACACGGGTATCCAAAGTGCTTGTAGATGAAGCACTTGCGCAGTTCTCCAAGTACAATGCAGAGAAACACGTGACAGATAAAGTGGAAACGAGCAGTTTTGTGCTCACACCTACCGAGATCATGGTCATTTTCCGGCTTTTCCCGAGTGAAGATAAAGCCCTGGATTACCTGGATGAGATCTCTAAATCAGCCAGTTCCGTGATCATTCCGAGGATCAAACCTACTGAGTATAAATTCTTTATCATATCAAGAGAAAACTTCATTCTTCTCAACAATACAAAAGACATAGAGGGCTACAAGAAATTCTTTAATACCAACTACATAACGGAATAA
- a CDS encoding AtpZ/AtpI family protein, producing the protein MLWRYAGLAFQMMAAIGISLWLGYLLDQWLGMKFPLFMIIFSLLALALLLWKIVKDTSKHDR; encoded by the coding sequence ATGCTCTGGCGTTACGCCGGACTTGCATTTCAAATGATGGCAGCCATCGGTATATCCTTGTGGCTGGGATACCTGTTGGATCAGTGGCTGGGCATGAAGTTCCCGCTGTTCATGATCATTTTTTCTTTACTGGCTTTAGCACTACTTTTGTGGAAGATTGTTAAAGATACCAGTAAGCATGACCGATAA
- a CDS encoding DUF4407 domain-containing protein, producing MLRIRQFFLICSGAHLPMLKRAPSELNKYAGIGATIFFTGLLAALSGGYALWTVFQQPWAAVVFALVWGLMIFNLDRYIVSSMKKRERFRDEFLMALPRIILALLIAIVISKPLELQIFNKEIQAELVIMEQQKFKAQEDKVKERFQARSTTLDTRLQALQQQMTTQAARRDTLQLLAQQEADGTGGSRLKNLGPIYKAKKADADSAQVAWEALNQQYLAGKAELAAVDAEIASAIAQLKRDQLNGFASRLDALGTITKNSAPIRWANWFIILLFIAIETAPVFVKLISPRGPYDDLLEQHEYGFTMHNKERKTMLTLETDERIAVRRGESEHRIKNAAFS from the coding sequence ATGTTACGCATCCGCCAATTTTTTCTCATCTGCTCCGGCGCTCACCTGCCGATGCTGAAACGCGCTCCTTCAGAACTGAACAAGTATGCAGGTATTGGCGCTACTATTTTCTTCACAGGATTACTGGCTGCCCTTTCAGGTGGTTATGCCCTCTGGACGGTGTTTCAGCAACCCTGGGCTGCTGTGGTATTTGCGCTCGTCTGGGGCCTGATGATCTTTAACCTGGACCGGTACATTGTTTCCAGCATGAAAAAGCGGGAACGTTTCCGGGATGAATTCCTCATGGCCCTGCCGCGCATCATCCTGGCACTCCTGATCGCTATCGTTATTTCCAAACCACTGGAGCTGCAGATCTTTAATAAAGAGATCCAGGCTGAACTGGTGATCATGGAACAACAGAAATTCAAAGCCCAGGAAGATAAGGTGAAAGAACGTTTCCAGGCCCGCAGCACTACCCTGGATACACGTTTGCAGGCATTGCAGCAGCAAATGACCACACAGGCCGCACGCAGGGATACCTTACAATTACTGGCACAGCAGGAAGCAGATGGTACCGGTGGTTCCAGGCTCAAAAACCTTGGCCCTATCTATAAAGCAAAAAAAGCAGATGCGGATAGTGCACAGGTTGCCTGGGAAGCTTTAAACCAGCAATACCTTGCAGGCAAAGCTGAACTGGCTGCAGTGGATGCAGAGATTGCCAGCGCCATTGCACAATTGAAAAGAGATCAGTTGAACGGCTTTGCTTCCCGGCTGGATGCACTGGGTACCATTACAAAGAACAGTGCCCCTATCCGTTGGGCCAACTGGTTTATTATCCTGTTATTCATTGCTATTGAAACAGCACCTGTATTTGTGAAGCTGATCTCGCCCCGCGGGCCTTATGATGATCTGCTGGAGCAGCATGAATATGGATTCACCATGCATAATAAAGAAAGAAAGACCATGCTCACACTTGAAACGGATGAACGAATTGCAGTGCGGAGGGGAGAAAGTGAACACAGGATAAAAAATGCGGCTTTTTCTTAA
- a CDS encoding OsmC family protein: protein MQVHIKTIHESSAAAGWAGPRSLVIDRTPRAGGMGIGFSGEELFMMAIGASICNDLYREAALWQVVIRHVEIIVNGDWGGEPVKATNIRYDIKVESAAPREKIEELIRHTDQIAEIPLSLRSGAAVKLNHVEVVR from the coding sequence ATGCAAGTACATATCAAAACAATTCATGAAAGCAGCGCTGCGGCTGGTTGGGCGGGACCGCGCAGCCTGGTGATAGATCGTACGCCCAGGGCTGGAGGAATGGGGATCGGGTTCAGCGGGGAAGAGCTCTTTATGATGGCTATCGGCGCCAGTATCTGTAATGATCTGTACCGGGAAGCTGCTCTCTGGCAGGTGGTTATCCGGCATGTAGAGATCATTGTGAACGGAGACTGGGGCGGAGAACCTGTAAAGGCCACTAATATCCGTTACGACATCAAAGTGGAATCTGCTGCGCCCCGTGAGAAGATTGAAGAACTGATCCGGCATACGGACCAGATTGCGGAGATCCCGCTTTCATTAAGATCAGGGGCAGCTGTGAAACTGAATCATGTAGAAGTGGTACGGTAA
- a CDS encoding purine-nucleoside phosphorylase: protein MPTQINEATAFIQQYAKEAPQVGIILGSGLGNLAGEITDKTEISYNDIPHFPPATVEGHSGKLILGRLNGRPVVAMAGRFHYYEGLSMQQVTFPVRVMKALGIHTLLISNAAGGMNKAFRVGDLMIITDHINLQPEHPLRGRNDDTLGPRFPDMSEPYAKNLVAKAQSIAAAKGISLHTGVYVGVQGPTFETRAEYKFMHIIGGDAVGMSTVPEVIVAIHSGLKVFAMSVITDLGIREEDNVITHEEVLAAAKAAEPHLTYIFRELVQQL, encoded by the coding sequence ATGCCCACACAGATCAACGAAGCAACCGCATTTATACAGCAATATGCAAAGGAAGCGCCACAGGTGGGCATTATCCTGGGCAGCGGCCTGGGAAACCTGGCCGGGGAGATAACGGATAAAACGGAGATCTCTTATAATGATATCCCTCATTTTCCACCCGCCACAGTGGAAGGCCATTCCGGTAAACTCATCCTGGGCAGGCTGAATGGCCGTCCTGTAGTTGCAATGGCAGGCCGTTTCCATTATTATGAAGGTCTCAGCATGCAGCAGGTGACCTTTCCCGTAAGGGTTATGAAAGCCCTGGGCATTCACACCCTCCTTATTTCCAATGCAGCAGGAGGAATGAACAAAGCTTTCAGGGTAGGGGACCTGATGATCATCACAGATCACATCAACCTGCAGCCGGAACATCCGCTCAGAGGGCGTAACGACGATACCCTGGGACCCCGGTTCCCGGATATGAGCGAGCCTTACGCCAAAAACCTGGTCGCCAAAGCCCAAAGTATAGCTGCCGCTAAAGGTATATCTTTACATACCGGCGTTTATGTGGGAGTACAGGGGCCTACTTTTGAAACCCGCGCCGAATATAAGTTCATGCATATCATAGGAGGCGATGCCGTTGGAATGAGTACCGTACCGGAAGTGATCGTGGCCATCCATAGCGGATTAAAGGTTTTTGCCATGAGCGTGATCACGGACCTGGGCATACGGGAAGAAGACAATGTGATCACACACGAAGAGGTACTGGCAGCCGCTAAAGCAGCAGAACCACATTTAACATATATTTTCAGGGAATTGGTTCAACAATTGTAG
- the sucC gene encoding ADP-forming succinate--CoA ligase subunit beta yields the protein MNLHEYQAKELLKKYNVPVQEGIPVDTPEAAAEAYKQLKVQFGNEFSVVKAQIHAGGRGKGKIVGTEQRGVAVGKNAEDVKTIAGNILGGTLVTIQTGEAGKVVNKVLVAQDVYYPGPNPIKELYLSILLDRAKGTNVIMYSTEGGMDIEEVAHSTPEKIFKEWVYPGGKLEPFQARKIAFNFGLSGEAFKNMVKFVTNLYNAYVGLDAAMLEINPLFKTSDEKIIAVDCKLNLDDNALLRHPDLVALRDTTEEDATEVEAGKHNLNFVKLDGNVGCMVNGAGLAMATMDMIKLSGGEPANFLDVGGSANAQTVEAGFRIILKDPKVKAILINIFGGIVRCDRVAQGVIDAYQSIGTINVPIIVRLQGTNAEEAKKLIEESGLKVQSAILLSEAAALVNKAVNA from the coding sequence ATGAATTTACACGAGTACCAGGCGAAAGAACTGTTGAAAAAATATAACGTACCGGTGCAGGAAGGTATCCCGGTAGATACTCCGGAAGCTGCTGCTGAGGCTTACAAGCAACTGAAAGTTCAGTTTGGCAACGAGTTTTCCGTAGTGAAAGCGCAAATCCACGCTGGTGGTCGTGGTAAAGGCAAAATTGTGGGAACAGAGCAACGTGGCGTAGCGGTAGGAAAGAATGCAGAAGATGTTAAGACCATAGCCGGCAATATCCTTGGCGGTACACTGGTAACCATACAAACAGGAGAAGCCGGTAAAGTGGTGAACAAAGTACTGGTAGCCCAGGACGTTTACTATCCCGGTCCCAATCCTATTAAGGAATTGTACCTCTCTATCCTGCTGGACAGGGCTAAAGGTACCAATGTGATCATGTATTCTACCGAAGGCGGTATGGATATTGAAGAAGTAGCACACAGTACACCAGAAAAGATCTTCAAAGAGTGGGTATACCCAGGCGGTAAACTGGAACCATTCCAGGCACGCAAGATCGCTTTCAACTTCGGTTTGAGCGGCGAAGCTTTCAAAAATATGGTGAAATTCGTGACCAACCTGTATAATGCATACGTTGGCCTGGATGCTGCCATGCTGGAGATCAACCCCCTGTTCAAAACCAGCGATGAAAAGATCATTGCGGTGGATTGCAAACTGAACCTGGACGATAACGCATTGCTCCGTCATCCTGACCTGGTAGCCCTGCGTGATACAACAGAAGAAGATGCTACCGAAGTAGAAGCCGGTAAACACAACCTGAACTTTGTGAAACTGGATGGTAACGTAGGTTGCATGGTAAACGGTGCCGGCCTGGCCATGGCTACCATGGATATGATCAAACTGAGCGGTGGTGAACCAGCTAACTTCCTGGACGTAGGCGGTTCTGCAAATGCACAAACCGTTGAAGCTGGTTTCCGCATCATCCTGAAAGATCCTAAAGTGAAAGCGATCCTCATCAACATCTTTGGTGGTATCGTTCGTTGCGACAGGGTGGCGCAGGGTGTTATTGATGCTTACCAGTCCATCGGCACCATCAACGTACCTATCATTGTACGTTTACAAGGCACCAATGCAGAAGAAGCTAAGAAACTTATCGAGGAGAGCGGCCTGAAAGTACAGTCTGCCATCCTGCTGAGTGAAGCAGCTGCACTGGTGAACAAAGCGGTAAACGCTTAA
- a CDS encoding putative porin gives MRQFTIILLLLVCSGTALRAQINTGRIPTGAGGGNSRMQRDTTKHDHEPDTLTLRFRYLDEPTDFMLDSSITDFNLNYLNVPANYTTLGNNGSAARNQIFSPRMVPGFDPGFHAFDVYGFNHQNARFYNTNRPYSELGYLIGSKQEQMINLMHTQNRGEKFNFSFAYRKINSQGYYRNQSTNHDNYKVTANYNSQNKRYHILMSYYLNKINGGENGGITDIAELKNPENTQLRLIPTNLGGSNPASSTIFNTNIPVKNAYQEASFLFRHQYDWGKGDTIHVNDTTDVYKFDPVFRVEHTFTYTQNTYEYIDRNVDTTFYKKNYGFAFPPPATTGFTDTILTRHQWRILSNDLSFIQFPIRGNMAHFIKIGGGFDNIIGEFIDSTSITFQNLRIHGEYRNKTKNQKWDLSAKGEFYLLGENAGDYSVSASLRRYLNSTLGNITLMGLNVNREPSYVYRYFATDPKHNKVYRNPNIQKENTTLLQVRSDNPKLKYSIVGSYYLFNKYTYFKSYSESDQFTGLFNLLQIVGQKRFDVRSFSFLADLAFQQLAGNAPIQLPTFWGRVRAGYNARLFKNLNLFTGIEGKYNTPYYTDDYSPMFGQFVYQTSIKREVYPDLAGFVHFRIKSFTAYVRAENLNTFLWDQNFFAPQYPSNDFSLRVGLRWWFIN, from the coding sequence ATGAGGCAGTTCACCATTATTTTACTTTTGCTGGTTTGTTCCGGCACCGCCCTGCGGGCTCAGATCAATACCGGCCGTATTCCTACCGGCGCAGGCGGTGGCAATTCCCGTATGCAAAGGGATACTACCAAACATGATCATGAACCTGATACCCTTACCCTCAGGTTCCGCTACCTGGATGAGCCTACCGATTTCATGCTGGATTCCTCGATCACCGATTTCAACCTGAACTACCTCAACGTTCCGGCCAACTATACCACCCTGGGCAATAACGGAAGCGCAGCCCGCAACCAGATCTTCAGCCCAAGAATGGTACCCGGCTTTGACCCCGGTTTTCATGCATTTGATGTATACGGCTTCAATCACCAGAATGCCCGTTTCTATAATACCAACAGACCTTATTCAGAACTGGGATACCTTATCGGCAGCAAGCAGGAGCAAATGATCAACCTGATGCATACCCAGAACCGCGGAGAGAAATTCAATTTCTCCTTTGCCTACCGCAAAATAAATTCCCAGGGATACTACAGGAACCAAAGCACCAACCACGATAATTATAAAGTAACCGCGAACTATAATAGCCAGAACAAACGGTATCACATCCTGATGAGCTACTATCTGAATAAGATCAACGGTGGTGAGAACGGAGGGATCACAGATATCGCGGAACTGAAGAATCCTGAAAATACACAGCTTCGGCTGATCCCCACCAACCTGGGTGGCAGCAACCCTGCATCAAGTACTATTTTCAATACCAATATACCCGTAAAGAATGCATACCAGGAAGCCAGTTTCCTGTTCCGGCATCAGTACGACTGGGGCAAGGGTGATACCATCCATGTGAACGATACTACGGATGTATACAAGTTCGATCCCGTTTTCCGCGTAGAACATACCTTCACTTATACACAGAATACTTACGAATATATAGACAGGAATGTAGATACCACTTTCTATAAGAAGAATTACGGTTTTGCATTCCCTCCTCCTGCCACCACTGGTTTTACAGACACCATATTAACACGGCATCAATGGCGCATCCTCAGTAATGACCTTTCCTTTATCCAGTTCCCGATACGCGGTAATATGGCCCACTTCATTAAGATAGGGGGAGGATTTGATAATATCATAGGTGAGTTTATTGATAGTACCAGCATCACATTCCAGAACCTCCGCATCCATGGAGAGTACCGGAATAAAACAAAGAACCAGAAATGGGACCTTTCGGCCAAAGGTGAGTTTTACCTGCTGGGTGAAAATGCAGGCGATTACAGTGTGAGCGCCAGCCTGCGCCGTTACCTTAATAGTACATTGGGTAACATTACCCTGATGGGCTTAAATGTGAACAGGGAGCCTTCCTATGTGTACCGTTACTTTGCTACCGATCCCAAACACAACAAGGTGTACAGGAACCCTAACATACAGAAAGAAAATACCACGCTGTTACAGGTACGTTCAGATAACCCGAAGCTGAAGTATAGCATAGTGGGTAGTTACTACCTTTTTAATAAATACACCTATTTTAAAAGTTATTCGGAGAGTGATCAGTTCACTGGTTTGTTCAATCTCTTACAGATCGTAGGACAGAAACGTTTTGATGTGCGCAGCTTCTCTTTCCTGGCAGACCTGGCTTTCCAGCAACTGGCAGGCAATGCGCCCATTCAACTCCCCACTTTCTGGGGCCGTGTAAGAGCTGGTTACAATGCCCGCCTCTTCAAGAACCTGAACCTCTTCACAGGTATTGAAGGAAAGTATAACACACCTTATTATACCGATGATTATTCTCCCATGTTCGGCCAGTTCGTATACCAGACCTCCATCAAACGGGAAGTGTATCCAGACCTTGCAGGCTTTGTGCATTTCAGGATCAAATCCTTCACCGCTTATGTACGGGCAGAGAACCTGAACACTTTCTTATGGGATCAGAATTTCTTTGCACCACAGTACCCAAGTAACGACTTCTCCCTCAGGGTAGGTTTGCGCTGGTGGTTCATTAATTAA